From one Rattus norvegicus strain BN/NHsdMcwi chromosome 7, GRCr8, whole genome shotgun sequence genomic stretch:
- the Mpst gene encoding 3-mercaptopyruvate sulfurtransferase isoform X2: MAAPQLFRALVSAQWVAEALKSPRASQPLKLLDASWYLPKLGRDARREFEERHIPGAAFFDIDRCSDHTSPYDHMLPSATHFADYAGSLGVSAATHVVIYDGSDQGLYSAPRVWWMFRAFGHHSVSLLDGGFRYWLSQNLPISSGKSPSEPAEFCAQLDPSFIKTHEDILENLDARRFQASNLDTSLAQ, encoded by the coding sequence ATGGCTGCCCCACAGCTTTTCCGAGCTCTGGTATCTGCTCAGTGGGTGGCGGAGGCTCTGAAATCCCCTCGCGCCTCTCAGCCGCTGAAGTTACTGGATGCGTCCTGGTACCTACCCAAGCTGGGCCGCGATGCGCGACGCGAGTTTGAGGAGCGCCACATCCCGGGCGCCGCCTTCTTTGACATCGATCGTTGCAGCGACCACACATCGCCCTACGACCACATGCTGCCTAGTGCCACGCATTTCGCCGACTACGCGGGCAGCTTGGGCGTGAGTGCCGCTACACACGTCGTGATCTACGACGGCAGCGACCAGGGCCTCTATTCCGCTCCGAGGGTCTGGTGGATGTTCCGTGCCTTCGGCCACCACTCTGTGTCGTTGCTGGACGGCGGCTTCCGCTATTGGCTGAGCCAGAACCTGCCAATTAGCTCTGGCAAAAGCCCCTCGGAACCTGCGGAGTTCTGCGCGCAGCTCGATCCCTCCTTCATCAAGACCCACGAGGATATCCTGGAGAACTTGGATGCCCGGCGCTTCCAG
- the Tst gene encoding thiosulfate sulfurtransferase isoform X1 codes for MKWQKLKPKTIHHHHHHHHHHHHHHHHHQASRTNSSHHFGLQVTRRADTMVHQVLYRALVSTKWLAESIRSGKVGPSLRVLDASWYSPGTRQARKEYQERHVPGASFFDIEECRDTTSPYEMMLPSEAHFGDYVGNLGISNDTHVVVYDGDDLGSFYAPRVWWMFRVFGHRTVSVLNGGFRNWLKEGHPVTSEPSRPEPAVFKATLNRSLLKTYEQVLENLQSKRFQLVDSRAQGRYLGTQPEPDAVGLDSGHIRGSVNVPFMNFLTEDGFEKSPEELRAIFQDKKVDLSQPLIATCRKGVTACHIALAAYLCGKPDVAVYDGSWSEWFRRAPPETRVSQGKSGKA; via the exons ATGAAGTGGCAAAAATTGAAGCCCAAGACtatccatcaccatcaccatcaccaccaccaccaccaccaccaccaccatcatcatcaggcTTCAAGGACCAACAGCTCCCACCACTTTGGGCTTCAG GTGACACGCAGAGCTGACACTATGGTTCATCAGGTGCTCTATCGAGCGCTGGTCTCCACCAAGTGGCTGGCGGAATCCATTCGGTCCGGCAAGGTGGGGCCAAGCCTTCGGGTGCTGGACGCGTCATGGTACTCACCAGGGACCCGCCAGGCACGCAAAGAGTACCAGGAGCGACACGTGCCTGGCGCGTCCTTCTTTGATATAGAGGAGTGCCGGGACACGACTTCGCCTTACGAGATGATGCTGCCCAGTGAGGCCCACTTTGGGGACTACGTGGGCAACCTGGGCATAAGCAACGACACACACGTCGTGGTATACGATGGAGACGACCTGGGCAGCTTCTATGCACCCAGAGTATGGTGGATGTTTCGTGTGTTTGGCCACCGCACAGTATCAGTGCTCAATGGTGGTTTCCGGAACTGGCTGAAGGAGGGCCACCCGGTGACATCTGAACCCTCGCGGCCAGAGCCAGCCGTTTTCAAAGCCACACTGAACCGCTCCCTGCTCAAGACCTATGAGCAGGTCCTGGAGAACCTCCAGTCTAAAAGGTTCCAGCTGGTGGATTCTCGGGCCCAGGGACGGTACCTGGGCACACAACCGGAGCCCGATGCAGTAG GACTGGACTCAGGCCACATCCGTGGCTCTGTCAACGTGCCCTTCATGAACTTCCTGACAGAAGATGGCTTCGAGAAGAGCCCAGAGGAGCTGCGTGCCATATTCCAGGACAAGAAGGTGGACCTCTCCCAGCCCCTTATCGCCACATGCCGCAAAGGGGTCACTGCTTGCCACATTGCCCTGGCTGCCTACCTTTGTGGCAAGCCCGATGTGGCTGTTTACGATGGCTCCTGGTCAGAGTGGTTTCGCAGGGCCCCCCCGGAGACCCGTGTGTCCCAGGGGAAGAGTGGGAAGGCCTGA
- the Tst gene encoding thiosulfate sulfurtransferase, with amino-acid sequence MVHQVLYRALVSTKWLAESIRSGKVGPSLRVLDASWYSPGTRQARKEYQERHVPGASFFDIEECRDTTSPYEMMLPSEAHFGDYVGNLGISNDTHVVVYDGDDLGSFYAPRVWWMFRVFGHRTVSVLNGGFRNWLKEGHPVTSEPSRPEPAVFKATLNRSLLKTYEQVLENLQSKRFQLVDSRAQGRYLGTQPEPDAVGLDSGHIRGSVNVPFMNFLTEDGFEKSPEELRAIFQDKKVDLSQPLIATCRKGVTACHIALAAYLCGKPDVAVYDGSWSEWFRRAPPETRVSQGKSGKA; translated from the exons ATGGTTCATCAGGTGCTCTATCGAGCGCTGGTCTCCACCAAGTGGCTGGCGGAATCCATTCGGTCCGGCAAGGTGGGGCCAAGCCTTCGGGTGCTGGACGCGTCATGGTACTCACCAGGGACCCGCCAGGCACGCAAAGAGTACCAGGAGCGACACGTGCCTGGCGCGTCCTTCTTTGATATAGAGGAGTGCCGGGACACGACTTCGCCTTACGAGATGATGCTGCCCAGTGAGGCCCACTTTGGGGACTACGTGGGCAACCTGGGCATAAGCAACGACACACACGTCGTGGTATACGATGGAGACGACCTGGGCAGCTTCTATGCACCCAGAGTATGGTGGATGTTTCGTGTGTTTGGCCACCGCACAGTATCAGTGCTCAATGGTGGTTTCCGGAACTGGCTGAAGGAGGGCCACCCGGTGACATCTGAACCCTCGCGGCCAGAGCCAGCCGTTTTCAAAGCCACACTGAACCGCTCCCTGCTCAAGACCTATGAGCAGGTCCTGGAGAACCTCCAGTCTAAAAGGTTCCAGCTGGTGGATTCTCGGGCCCAGGGACGGTACCTGGGCACACAACCGGAGCCCGATGCAGTAG GACTGGACTCAGGCCACATCCGTGGCTCTGTCAACGTGCCCTTCATGAACTTCCTGACAGAAGATGGCTTCGAGAAGAGCCCAGAGGAGCTGCGTGCCATATTCCAGGACAAGAAGGTGGACCTCTCCCAGCCCCTTATCGCCACATGCCGCAAAGGGGTCACTGCTTGCCACATTGCCCTGGCTGCCTACCTTTGTGGCAAGCCCGATGTGGCTGTTTACGATGGCTCCTGGTCAGAGTGGTTTCGCAGGGCCCCCCCGGAGACCCGTGTGTCCCAGGGGAAGAGTGGGAAGGCCTGA